A window from Theropithecus gelada isolate Dixy chromosome 1, Tgel_1.0, whole genome shotgun sequence encodes these proteins:
- the C2CD4D gene encoding C2 calcium-dependent domain-containing protein 4D, with protein sequence MWLLEKAGYKVGAAEPAARWAPSGLFSKRRAPGPPTSACPNVLTPDRIPQFFIPPRLPDPGGAEPATRRDVAGRGLPAACSLPHLAGREGWAFLPESPHTRRRESLFHAPPPAPAGGLPAAQSRLHVSAPDLRLCRAPDSDTASSPDSSPFGSPRLGLGRRRVSRPHSLSPEKASSADTSPHPQRRAGPPTPPLFHLDFLCCQLRPTRESVLRLGPRGGQLRLSTEYQAGPGRLRLRLVSAEGLPRPRSRPGSGGGGCCVVLRLRPRVRPREQQSRVVKCSANPIFNEDFFFDGLGPRDLAARSLRAKVLDRGAGLRRDVLLGECETPLIALLPPLGGGLGPGSSLAPTHLSL encoded by the coding sequence ATGTGGCTCTTGGAAAAAGCTGGCTATAAGGTTGGGGCCGCGGAGCCTGCGGCCCGTTGGGCGCCCTCCGGCCTGTTCTCCAAGCGTCGCGCCCCGGGCCCGCCCACGAGCGCCTGCCCCAACGTCCTCACCCCGGATCGCATCCCGCAGTTCTTCATCCCGCCTCGGCTCCCGGACCCGGGTGGCGCAGAGCCCGCGACCAGGCGGGACGTGGCGGGGCGCGGCCTCCCCGCGGCCTGCTCGCTGCCTCACCTGGCGGGCCGCGAAGGCTGGGCCTTCCTGCCCGAGAGCCCGCACACGCGCCGGCGCGAGTCCCTGTTCCACGCGCCGCCACCCGCCCCGGCCGGGGGACTCCCCGCGGCGCAGTCCCGGCTGCACGTCTCCGCCCCGGACCTGCGCCTCTGCCGGGCCCCCGACAGCGACACGGCCTCGTCGCCAGACTCGTCGCCCTTCGGCTCCCCGCGGCTGGGCCTGGGCCGGCGCCGGGTGTCCAGGCCACACTCGCTGTCCCCAGAAAAGGCGAGCTCCGCCGATACCAGCCCGCACCCGCAGCGCCGCGCCGGGCCGCCCACGCCGCCGCTCTTCCACCTGGACTTCCTGTGCTGCCAGCTGCGGCCCACGCGCGAGAGCGTGCTGCGCCTGGGGCCCCGTGGCGGGCAGCTGCGGCTCTCCACCGAATACCAGGCCGGGCCCGGGCGGCTACGGCTGCGCCTGGTGAGCGCCGAGGGCCTGCCCCGGCCGCGGTCACGCCCcgggagcggcggcggcggctgctgcGTGGTGCTGAGACTGCGGCCCCGTGTCCGGCCGCGGGAGCAGCAGAGCCGCGTGGTCAAGTGCAGCGCCAACCCCATCTTCAACGAGGATTTCTTTTTTGACGGGCTCGGCCCACGGGACCTGGCCGCCCGCAGCCTGAGGGCCAAAGTGCTAGACAGGGGCGCGGGACTTCGCAGGGATGTGCTGCTGGGGGAGTGCGAAACGCCCCTCATTGCGCTGCTGCCCCCGCTGGGTGGGGGACTAGGTCCCGGGTCCTCCCTGGCGcccacccatctcagcctgtAG